The Streptomyces tendae DNA segment GACGGCCCAGGCGCTCATCGCCTCCCTCGCCGCCCACACCAACCGGCCCCTGCGCACCGACATCGACGTGCGCCACGAGGAGCTGCTGAGCTGGGCGAAGGACCACGGGCTGTCGACGGTCGCGCTCAACGCGGTCATGACGTACGGGATCACTGAGCTTCCGGGGGACTGGAGCAGGCTGTTCGCCCCGGTGACGGTCGCGGCGGGCTGACGGTCCGCGGACAGGGCGACGCCGGTCCCGGGGGCCGGGGCCGGCGTCGCCCTGCTGTGCCGTGGCGCGGCGTGTCGTCAGGCGAGGGCCCGCACCGCGGTGGTGGCGATGCCGTGGTCCTGCTCCGGGGAGCCGCCGCCGACCCCGATGGAGCCGATCAGCCGGCCGTCACGCCGCACGGGCACGCCCCCGGCGATGAACAACAGAGGCCGGTCCAACGCGGTGGGCAGCGTGTGGAAGAGGCCACCGGGCTGTACGGCGTCCACCAGGTCGGCGGTGGGCGCGTCCAGCTGCAGTGCGGTGTAGGCCTTGCGGGTGCTGGTCTCGCCCGAGATCAGCACGGCCCGGTCGTCCCGGCGGAACGCGAGCAGGTGCCCGCCGGCGTCGAGGACGGTGACGCTGACGGTGAGGCCGGCCGCTTCGGCGTCCTTGACCGCGGCGGTGACGAGGGCTTCGGCGTCGGCGGTGGTGAGCGGGGTGACTGCGGTGGTGCTCATGAGGTGGTTCTCCTTGCGGTACGAGGGATGTCCGTCCGTCACGGACGTGCCATGACGGACGAGGGGGGATCGGTGGGAGACGGCCCCTGGGGGCGCGAGGACGGCCCTGGCCCCGCGCCCGGAGGTGCGGTGGTTCAGCGCGTGGCGACGGCCTGGTGGTCGGCAGGGGACGGGCCGGCGGCCGGGGTGCCGGCAGCGGCACCGCGGCGTTCGAGGACGGCCGAGAGGACGGCGAGCGCCAAGGCAGCCGCGGCGAGGACGGCGCCGACCCAGTTGGGTGCGGTGTAGCCGAGGCCGGCCGCGATCACGAGCCCGCCCAGCCAGGCGGACAGCGCGTTGCCGAGGTTGAAGGCGCCGATGTTGAGGGCGGACGCCAGGGTGGGGGCGCCGTGCGCGTGGTCCAGGACCCGCTTCTGCAGCGGGGGGACGGTGGCGAATCCGAGCGCGCCGACCAGGGCGATCGTGACGGCGGCGGCGACCTTGTTGTGGGCGGTCACGGTGAACAGCGCCAGGACGACGGCGAGGGCGCCGAGGGACACGTACAGCATGGGCATCAGGGCACGGTCGGCGTACCTGCCGCCGACGAGGTTGCCGCCGACCATGCCGAGGCCGAACAGGACGAGCAGCAAGGTGACGGAGCCGTCGGCGAAGCCCGCGACGTGCGTCATCATCGGTGCGATGTAGGTGATGGCCGCGAAGACGCCGCCGAAGCCGAGCACGGTCATCGCCATGGCCAGCAGGACCTGCACGTTCTTCAGGGCGGCCAGTTCGTGGCGCAGCCGCACGCCCTCCGGCTTCGGCATGTCGGGGACGAGCTTGGCGACACCGGCCAGGCCGACCACACCGAGGGCGGCGACCAGGCCGAAGGTGACGCGCCAGCCGACGGACTGGCCGACGAAGGTGCCCAGCGGGACGCCGACCACGTTGGCGACGGTGAGACCGGTGAACATCATCGCGATGGCGCCGGCCCGCTTGTGGGGGGCGACCAGGTCGGCGGCCACCACGGAGCCGATGCCGAAGAAGGCGCCGTGGGCCAGTGAGGAGACCACCCGTCCGGCCAGCATCAGGCCGAAGGTGGAGGCCAGCGCCGAGAGCAGGTTCCCGACGACGAACAGGCCCATCAGCAGCATCAGCATGCGCTTGCGGGAGATCCTTGTGCCGAGCACGGTCATCAGGGGGGCGCCGAACATGACGCCCAGGGCGTAGCCGGTCACCAGATAACCGGCGGTGGGGATCGAGACACCGAAGTCGCCCGCGACCTCAGGCAGCAGGCCCATGATCACGAACTCCGTGGTGCCGATCCCGAAGGCCCCGATCGCGAGGGCCAGAAGCGCGAGAGGCATGAGGGGAGAGACCTTCCAGAGATTGCAGGAGCGCTTAGCGAGCTTCGACAATAATTGCAGACGCGGGATATTTGCAAGCGCGGGATATTGCGACTGTGCTCTACCCTGGTGACAGAAGCTCGTGGACGGAGGAATCACGCCATGACAGCCACGGATCCCGCACTCACCGCCCTCTCCCAGGGTTGGTGCGCCCTCTCGTTGCTGCACGGGAGGATCGAGGCCCACATCGAGCGTGTCCTCCAGGCCCGGCACGACCTGAGCGTGCGGGAGTACTCGCTGCTCGACGTACTGAGCCGGCAGCACGCCGGTGAGGGGGGCCACCTGCAGATGAAGCAGGTCGCCGATGCGGTCGTGCTCAGCCAGAGCGCCACCACCCGCCTGGTCACCCGGCTCGAGGACCGCGGCCTGCTGGAGCGCTACCTCTGCCCCACCGACCGGCGCGGTATCTACACCGATGTCACCGAGGCGGGTCTCAAGCTCCTCGAAGAGGCACGGCCCACCAACGACACCGCCTTGCGTGAGGCCCTCGACGAGGCGGCGAAGAACCCCGAACTGGCCCCGCTGGTCCGTGCCGTGGAGACGCTGAAGGCTCCGGTGCCCGCATAGGGTGCCGCCATGGAAGACCTTGAGATACGGGCCGCGACCGCCGACGACGTCCCTGCGATCGTCGCCATGCTGGCGGACGACCCGCTGGGCGCGCAGCGCGAGTCACCGGACGACCTCTCGCCGTACCTGACCGCGATGGAACGGCTGCGGACCGACCCCAACCAGCATCTGGTCGTCGCGGTCCGGGAGGGCCGGGTCGTCGGGACCCTTCAGCTCACGATCGTTCCGGGACTGTCCCGGCGCGGCTCCACCAGATCGATCATCGAAGCGGTCCGTATCCACGCGGACGAGCGAGGCAGCGGTCTGGGCAGCAAGCTGATCGAGTGGGCGATCGACACCTCCCGCCGCGAAGGCTGCCAACTGGTCCAGCTGACTTCCGACCACACCCGTACCGATGCACATCGTTTCTACGAGCGGCTCGGCTTCACGGCGTCCCACGTGGGCTTCAAGCTGCCCCTGTGACCGAAGGGGCCGTGTTTCACGTGAAACACGGCCCCTTGCCGGTGTACGTCCCGGTTGTTGTCCCCGGCCTATCCGATGCCCTGCCACCCCTGCGGGTCCACGCCGCCGGGCACCGGGGCGCCTTCCTCTTACGGCTGACGAGTGAAGACGAACGACCCCAGGTCGAGATGGCTGACCGTCCCGTCCGGCCGCCGTACGGGCCTCAGGCGCTCCCCTGCGTAGTACCCCTCGAGCCCCACCCAGGTCCCCTCTCCATCCGGGCGGAACCGGGAGCGCCTCCCCTTTCCGGAGAGCGGCTCCAGTGCCAGCAGCCCGTCGGCCGACAGCCTCAGCCCGAAGGGGTACGTCCCCCAGTACCACTGCCCCACCAGTTCGAGCAGGGCCGGATCGGCCTCCCGCAGCGGTTGCCAAGGAGCCGGGAAGCGCGGTTCCGCCTCGGCGACGATCCGGACCAGATCCGCGGCGACCGTGAACGGCGCCGGGCCGGACGTGCAGTTGGCGAGGACCACCGCGCTCACGTCGTCCGCGAGACCCATCGTCAGGCAGGCCAGGAACCCGGGGAGCGATCCGGTGTGCCCGACAAGTGCCCTGCCGTGCTGATGACGCAGCTCCAGACCCAGGCAGTACGCGTAGCCGTCGGCCACGTCCGCCGCCTCGGCCGGTGCCGCCGGTGTCCGCATCTCCCGCACGGACTCGGCGCTCAGCACCCGCTCGTCCCCCGCGGCCAGGAAAGCGGCGAAGCGCGCCAGGTCGCCTGTGGTGGACCACAGCTGCCCGGCGGGGGCCATCACTCCCAGGTCCTCCAGCGGCTCGGGCTGCATCACGTCCGCCCAGGGGTGCACCGCCCAGCCACCCGCGTGCGGCGCTTCGGGCCGCACGGTCGTGCGGTGCAGGCCCAACGGCGCGAGCACCTCCCGCCGCAGGACGTCCTCCCACGGCGCACCACGCAACTGGGCGACCAGCGCGCCCAGGAGGGCGTATCCGGGGTTCGAGTAGTGAAAGCGCCGACCGACGGGGTGCACCAGGGGACGGTCCCCCAGAATGTCCGCGAGTTCCGGACGCAGCGAGCCAGGAGTCCGCTCCCACCAGAGGCCAGGTGTCTCGGCGGCCAGCCCGGCACGGTGCGCCAGCAGGTCGGCGACGCTCACTTCGCCCACACCCGTACCCGGCACGTGCTTCTCCAGAGGATCGGCGAGGTCGAGCAGCCCCTCGTCCCGCAGCCGGAGCACCAGAACGGCGATAAAGGTTTTGGTGATCGAACCGATCCGGTACTGGACGTTGCCGTCCGGGACCTCTCCCTCCACCGAGGTCCGGGCCCCGCTCCACACGGTCTTCCCGCCCCGCACCACCGCCGCGACGAGCGACGGCGCCCGCCCTTCGCTCTGCGCGAGGGCGATCCGGTGCAGCAGGGCCCGCCGGGTACCGGGCAGCAGTTCTTCCTCAGGTGACGTCATGCCACCAGTTCAGCAGGAACCGTGGCCACGTGCGCCTCCCCACACGTTCGGCGAGGCAGGACGGCCGAACAGCGCTGCAGGGAGCGGGTGTTTGGGATGCTTGTCACCGGGTCCGGGCTCCGAGTGATGGCTCTGAAGACACCCGGGGCCCCGGGTGGACCCCGACGTGTGGGCGCACTCAGAGGATGAAGGGGAACGAATTGGAGCCGGCAGAACTGCGCCGAGCTGTGGCGGCAGGACGGGCAACCGCTGC contains these protein-coding regions:
- a CDS encoding MarR family winged helix-turn-helix transcriptional regulator, with translation MTATDPALTALSQGWCALSLLHGRIEAHIERVLQARHDLSVREYSLLDVLSRQHAGEGGHLQMKQVADAVVLSQSATTRLVTRLEDRGLLERYLCPTDRRGIYTDVTEAGLKLLEEARPTNDTALREALDEAAKNPELAPLVRAVETLKAPVPA
- a CDS encoding GNAT family N-acetyltransferase, with translation MEDLEIRAATADDVPAIVAMLADDPLGAQRESPDDLSPYLTAMERLRTDPNQHLVVAVREGRVVGTLQLTIVPGLSRRGSTRSIIEAVRIHADERGSGLGSKLIEWAIDTSRREGCQLVQLTSDHTRTDAHRFYERLGFTASHVGFKLPL
- a CDS encoding GlcG/HbpS family heme-binding protein: MSTTAVTPLTTADAEALVTAAVKDAEAAGLTVSVTVLDAGGHLLAFRRDDRAVLISGETSTRKAYTALQLDAPTADLVDAVQPGGLFHTLPTALDRPLLFIAGGVPVRRDGRLIGSIGVGGGSPEQDHGIATTAVRALA
- a CDS encoding serine hydrolase domain-containing protein, yielding MTSPEEELLPGTRRALLHRIALAQSEGRAPSLVAAVVRGGKTVWSGARTSVEGEVPDGNVQYRIGSITKTFIAVLVLRLRDEGLLDLADPLEKHVPGTGVGEVSVADLLAHRAGLAAETPGLWWERTPGSLRPELADILGDRPLVHPVGRRFHYSNPGYALLGALVAQLRGAPWEDVLRREVLAPLGLHRTTVRPEAPHAGGWAVHPWADVMQPEPLEDLGVMAPAGQLWSTTGDLARFAAFLAAGDERVLSAESVREMRTPAAPAEAADVADGYAYCLGLELRHQHGRALVGHTGSLPGFLACLTMGLADDVSAVVLANCTSGPAPFTVAADLVRIVAEAEPRFPAPWQPLREADPALLELVGQWYWGTYPFGLRLSADGLLALEPLSGKGRRSRFRPDGEGTWVGLEGYYAGERLRPVRRPDGTVSHLDLGSFVFTRQP
- a CDS encoding MFS transporter, whose product is MPLALLALAIGAFGIGTTEFVIMGLLPEVAGDFGVSIPTAGYLVTGYALGVMFGAPLMTVLGTRISRKRMLMLLMGLFVVGNLLSALASTFGLMLAGRVVSSLAHGAFFGIGSVVAADLVAPHKRAGAIAMMFTGLTVANVVGVPLGTFVGQSVGWRVTFGLVAALGVVGLAGVAKLVPDMPKPEGVRLRHELAALKNVQVLLAMAMTVLGFGGVFAAITYIAPMMTHVAGFADGSVTLLLVLFGLGMVGGNLVGGRYADRALMPMLYVSLGALAVVLALFTVTAHNKVAAAVTIALVGALGFATVPPLQKRVLDHAHGAPTLASALNIGAFNLGNALSAWLGGLVIAAGLGYTAPNWVGAVLAAAALALAVLSAVLERRGAAAGTPAAGPSPADHQAVATR